In one Alnus glutinosa chromosome 14, dhAlnGlut1.1, whole genome shotgun sequence genomic region, the following are encoded:
- the LOC133858094 gene encoding cytochrome P450 94A2-like translates to MLFLELLATFFLLLLPLLSILFLTRASTPKKKSSPPPSATVSPPRSYPIIGSFLAVLANQDRLLQWLSDILQVSPSATYVLHRSVGKRQVLTANPAVVQHILKTNFHNYGKGDFFSGTLKDFLGHGIVNVDGESWKFQRQVASHEFNTKSLRKFVETVVDTEISDRLIPILSSAAATGTIIDFQDILQRFAFDNICKIAFGFDPAYLLPSLPQTKFAQAFEESVKISSERLVALIPLVWKIKKLLNIGSEKRLRIAVSEVQEFSRNIIREKKHELREKTSLDSVDLLSRFLSSGHSDEKFVTDIVISFILAGRDTTSSALTWYLWLLSKNPHVESEVLKEIKEKSEAPVFDEVKDMMYTHASLCESMRLYPPVAADTKEAVNDDVLPDGTVVKKGMRVMYMPYAMGRLETLWGSDWAEFKPERWLEKDEAENSHWRFVGRDAYTYPVFQAGPRICLGKEMAFLQMKRVLAGVLRRFKVVPALAEGVEPEFVPQLTSKMKGGLPVRIVERDEKE, encoded by the coding sequence ATGCTGTTCCTCGAACTCCTAGCCacttttttccttctccttcttccctTACTTTCCATCCTCTTCCTTACAAGAGCTTCTACACCCAAAAAGAAATCATCTCCACCGCCCTCCGCCACTGTCAGCCCCCCAAGATCCTACCCTATAATCGGTTCGTTCCTGGCCGTACTTGCTAACCAAGACCGACTTCTCCAATGGCTTTCAGACATCCTCCAAGTCTCACCCTCCGCCACCTACGTCCTCCACCGCAGCGTTGGCAAGCGCCAGGTTTTAACAGCCAACCCAGCCGTCGTCCAGCACATCCTCAAGACCAACTTCCACAACTACGGCAAGGGAGACTTTTTCAGCGGAACCCTCAAAGACTTCCTCGGCCACGGGATCGTCAACGTGGACGGCGAATCCTGGAAATTCCAAAGACAAGTCGCCAGCCACGAATTCAACACCAAGTCTCTCCGCAAATTCGTCGAGACCGTCGTGGACACGGAGATCTCCGACCGCCTCATCCCCATCCTCTCCTCAGCTGCCGCAACCGGAACTATCATAGACTTCCAGGACATTCTTCAAAGGTTTGCCTTCGATAATATATGCAAAATCGCTTTCGGATTCGACCCCGCCTACCTGTTGCCTTCTCTTCCACAAACCAAGTTCGCTCAAGCGTTTGAAGAAAGCGTCAAGATCAGTAGCGAGAGGCTCGTTGCGTTAATCCCACTCGTTTGGAAAATCAAGAAGCTTTTGAATATTGGGTCCGAGAAGCGTTTGAGAATCGCAGTCTCAGAAGTTCAAGAATTTTCCAGGAacataataagagaaaagaagcaCGAGCTTAGAGAGAAGACCTCGCTCGATTCGGTCGACCTTTTGTCACGGTTCTTGAGCTCCGGCCACTCGGATGAGAAATTCGTGACCGACATAGTAATAAGCTTCATACTTGCTGGGCGTGACACTACCTCCTCGGCATTGACATGGTATCTTTGGCTACTCTCCAAGAATCCGCATGTCGAATCCGAGGTTCTCAAGGAAATCAAAGAGAAATCCGAAGCGCCTGTCTTTGACGAAGTCAAAGACATGATGTACACTCACGCTTCTCTTTGTGAAAGCATGCGGTTGTACCCGCCAGTCGCGGCGGACACAAAGGAGGCCGTGAACGATGACGTTCTGCCGGACGGGACGGTGGTGAAGAAGGGGATGAGAGTGATGTACATGCCGTACGCGATGGGGAGATTGGAGACGCTGTGGGGGTCTGACTGGGCGGAGTTCAAGCCCGAGCGGTGGCTGGAGAAGGACGAGGCGGAGAACAGTCACTGGAGGTTCGTGGGGAGGGACGCGTACACTTATCCGGTGTTCCAGGCGGGGCCGAGGATTTGCTTGGGTAAGGAGATGGCGTTCTTGCAGATGAAGAGGGTGCTCGCGGGGGTTCTCAGGCGGTTCAAGGTGGTGCCGGCGTTGGCGGAAGGTGTGGAGCCGGAGTTTGTTCCGCAATTGACTTCCAAAATGAAAGGTGGGTTGCCGGTGAGGATTGTGGAGAGGGATGAGAAAGAATGA
- the LOC133857349 gene encoding cytochrome P450 94A2-like — protein MLFLELLATFFLLLLPLLSILFLTRASTPKKQSSPPPSATVSPPRSYPIIGSFLAVLANRDSQTKWISDILQVSPSATYVLHRSVGTRQVLTANPAIVQHILKTNFHNYGKGDFFNGIFKDFLGHGIFNVDGESWKFQRQVASHEFNTKSLRKFVETVVDTEISDRLIPILSSAAATGSVLDFQDILQRFAFDNICKIAFGFDPAYLLPSLPQTKFAQAFEESVTISSERFSALIPLVWKIKKLLNIGSEKRLRIAVSEVKEFSRKIIREKKHELREKASLDSVDLLSRFLSSGHSDEKFVTDIVISFILAGRDTTSSALTWYLWLLSKNPHVESEVLKEIKEKSEAPVFEEVKDMMYTHASLCESMRLYPPLAADTKEAVNDDVLPDGTVVKKGMRVTYMPYAMGRLETLWGSDWAEFVGRDAYTYPVFQAGPRICLGKEMAFLQMKRVLAGVLRRFKVVLYIYIYIFLES, from the coding sequence ATGCTGTTCCTCGAACTCCTAGCCacttttttccttctccttcttccctTACTTTCCATCCTCTTCCTCACCAGAGCTTCAACACCCAAAAAGCAATCATCTCCACCACCCTCCGCCACCGTCAGCCCCCCAAGATCCTACCCTATAATCGGTTCGTTCCTGGCCGTGCTTGCTAACCGAGACAGCCAGACCAAATGGATTTCAGACATCCTCCAAGTCTCACCCTCCGCCACCTACGTCCTCCACCGCAGCGTCGGCACCCGCCAGGTGTTAACCGCCAACCCAGCCATCGTCCAGCACATCCTCAAGACCAACTTCCACAACTACGGCAAGGGAGACTTTTTCAACGGAATCTTCAAAGACTTCCTCGGCCACGGGATTTTCAACGTGGACGGCGAATCCTGGAAATTCCAAAGACAAGTCGCCAGCCACGAATTCAACACCAAGTCTCTCCGCAAATTCGTCGAGACCGTCGTGGACACCGAGATCTCCGACCGCCTCATCCCCATCCTCTCATCAGCTGCCGCAACCGGATCTGTCCTAGACTTCCAGGACATTCTTCAAAGGTTTGCCTTCGATAATATATGCAAAATCGCTTTCGGATTCGACCCCGCCTACCTGTTGCCTTCTCTTCCACAAACCAAGTTCGCTCAAGCTTTTGAGGAAAGCGTCACGATCAGCAGCGAGAGGTTCAGTGCGTTAATCCCACTCGTTTGGAAAATCAAGAAGCTTTTGAATATTGGGTCCGAGAAGCGACTGAGAATCGCAGTCTCAGAAGTTAAAGAATTTTCCAGGAAAATAATTAGAGAAAAGAAGCACGAGCTCAGAGAGAAGGCCTCGCTCGATTCGGTCGACCTTTTGTCACGGTTCTTGAGCTCCGGCCACTCGGATGAGAAATTCGTGACCGACATAGTAATAAGCTTCATACTTGCTGGGCGTGACACTACCTCCTCGGCATTGACATGGTATCTTTGGCTACTCTCCAAGAATCCGCATGTCGAATCCGAGGTTCTCAAGGAAATCAAAGAGAAATCCGAAGCGCCTGTCTTTGAGGAAGTCAAAGACATGATGTACACTCACGCTTCTCTGTGTGAAAGCATGCGGTTGTACCCGCCTCTCGCGGCGGACACGAAGGAGGCCGTGAACGATGACGTTCTGCCAGACGGGACGGTGGTGAAGAAGGGGATGAGAGTGACGTACATGCCGTACGCGATGGGGAGATTGGAGACGCTGTGGGGGTCTGACTGGGCGGAGTTCGTGGGGAGGGACGCGTACACGTATCCGGTGTTCCAGGCGGGGCCGAGGATTTGCTTGGGG